In one window of Cololabis saira isolate AMF1-May2022 chromosome 23, fColSai1.1, whole genome shotgun sequence DNA:
- the nfyba gene encoding nuclear transcription factor Y, beta a isoform X2: MDGDSSTTDASQLGITGEYMASSHYVLQSQDDDGDENMNDHDDGSVKENFREQDIYLPIANVARIMKNAVPQTGKIAKDAKECVQECVSEFISFITSEASERCHQEKRKTINGEDILFAMSTLGFDMYVDPLKLYLQKFREAMKGEKGIPGVQVGESLGEDLTEESFTNPLPAGIITADGQQQNVMVYTTSYQQIPTVQQIQFS, from the exons ATGGACGGAGACAGCTCCACCACCGACGCCTCCCAGCTGGGCATCACAGGGGAATACATGGCTTCCAGCCACTACGTTCTCCAGTCCCAAGATG ATGATGGAGATGAAAACATGAATGATCACGATGACGGCAGCGTGAAAGAGAACTTCAGGGAGCAGGACATATATCTTCCCATCGCCAACGTGGCTCGCATCATGAAGAACGCCGTTCCTCAGACTGGAAAG ATTGCAAAAGATGCAAAAGAGTGtgtgcaggagtgtgtgagcgaGTTTATCAGTTTCATCACGTCGGAGGCGAGTGAGCGATGCCACCAGGAGAAGAGGAAGACCATAAACGGGGAGGATATCTTATTTGCCATGTCCACACTGGGCTTTGACATGTATGTGGATCCACTGAAGCTCTACCTGCAGAAGTTCAGAGAG GCCATGAAGGGAGAGAAGGGGATTCCAGGGGTGCAGGTGGGGGAAAGCCTTGGCGAGGACCTCACAGAGGAGAGCTTCA CAAACCCACTTCCAGCTGGGATCATCACAGCAGACGGCCAGCAGCAGAACGTCATGGTGTACACCACCTCCTACCAACAG ATTCCCACGGTGCAGCAGATCCAGTTCTCATGA